A genomic stretch from Limnobacter thiooxidans includes:
- a CDS encoding TIGR04438 family Trp-rich protein, protein MIFILLGVLLLTLKLGGVHPVSDWAWFSIAVPFLMAILWFEVVEPLLGLDVKRQQMVKRKFEARMLELDKKNPDALVGVFRLNSWRLNYRSRSPSVTAPLLALLARAANLASTPVV, encoded by the coding sequence ATGATTTTTATATTACTGGGTGTCCTTTTACTGACGTTAAAACTGGGTGGAGTTCATCCGGTTAGCGACTGGGCGTGGTTTTCCATCGCTGTGCCGTTTCTAATGGCGATCCTCTGGTTTGAGGTGGTAGAGCCCCTGCTGGGGTTGGACGTCAAGCGCCAACAAATGGTGAAGCGCAAATTCGAGGCCCGAATGCTTGAACTGGATAAAAAAAACCCCGACGCGCTCGTCGGGGTTTTCCGTTTAAATAGCTGGAGGTTGAATTACAGGTCCAGATCACCATCCGTGACAGCACCTTTGCTGGCACTGCTGGCCAGGGCAGCAAACTTGGCCAGTACACCGGTTGTGTAA
- a CDS encoding cell division protein ZapA encodes MEALDVKIMGREFKIACKPEERAALQQAVNIVETRMSTIRDTGKVVGLDKIAVMAALQIAHESLVGSNPSNPVLGLDIETIERKIKTIEQIADAGLEDQSGKPKIADLFG; translated from the coding sequence TTGGAAGCACTCGATGTCAAAATCATGGGCCGGGAATTCAAGATCGCCTGCAAGCCTGAAGAACGTGCAGCGCTTCAACAGGCAGTCAACATTGTTGAAACCCGTATGTCGACTATTCGGGACACTGGAAAGGTAGTAGGGCTTGATAAAATTGCAGTGATGGCTGCATTACAAATCGCCCATGAATCGCTCGTTGGGAGTAATCCTTCTAACCCTGTTTTAGGACTGGACATTGAGACAATTGAGCGTAAAATCAAAACCATTGAACAAATCGCTGACGCGGGTCTGGAAGACCAGTCTGGCAAACCAAAAATAGCGGATTTGTTCGGTTAA
- a CDS encoding outer membrane protein assembly factor BamE — protein sequence MIPDNYVPSVVKPYRFDIQQGNFVTQEDVARLKIGMNKEQVRFILGTPLLNDAFHADRWDYVYRLLKADGQVSQARYTVMFQNGTVSRHGGENLPATATDLIGPDSTTKSSTKPLPAEKPANDIKESESAVGGSDRAPVLK from the coding sequence TTGATTCCCGACAACTATGTCCCCTCCGTGGTCAAACCCTACCGGTTTGACATACAGCAAGGCAACTTTGTGACGCAGGAAGACGTCGCCAGGTTGAAAATCGGTATGAACAAGGAACAGGTACGTTTCATTCTGGGCACCCCATTGCTGAACGATGCGTTTCATGCCGACCGTTGGGATTATGTTTACCGGCTTTTGAAAGCGGACGGGCAAGTGAGCCAAGCCCGCTATACCGTGATGTTCCAGAACGGTACGGTTAGCCGGCATGGAGGCGAGAACCTGCCCGCCACAGCCACGGACCTGATCGGCCCCGACTCGACTACAAAATCGTCAACCAAACCATTGCCTGCTGAAAAACCGGCAAACGATATCAAAGAATCGGAATCTGCAGTAGGCGGCTCCGACCGAGCACCCGTACTCAAGTAA
- a CDS encoding sulfite exporter TauE/SafE family protein, giving the protein MLDPVFIISLLILGVASGLLAGLLGIGGGMLLVPFLTFLMVGQGVPVENVVHSSIATSLAIILFTSISSMRAHHKAGAVRWDIVKFLTPGILLGGFIGSKIVSYLPTRELALVFGVFVLFSAYQMFADKKPKPTRTLPKAAGLTGVGTVIGTVSSIVGAGGGFISVPFMVWSNVPLRIAVATSAALGFPIALFASIGYVINGLHLEGMPTGSLGYVYLPAVLCVAIMSVFFAPKGAKLAHTLPVKKIKRIFAILLTLIALSMIYKAATGF; this is encoded by the coding sequence ATGCTGGATCCCGTTTTCATAATCTCGTTGCTGATTCTGGGTGTGGCCAGCGGACTGCTGGCAGGCTTGTTGGGCATTGGTGGGGGAATGTTACTCGTGCCTTTTCTGACCTTCCTGATGGTGGGTCAAGGTGTACCAGTTGAAAACGTGGTGCACTCCTCGATTGCCACGTCGCTGGCCATTATTCTATTTACAAGCATTTCAAGCATGCGAGCCCACCACAAGGCAGGTGCGGTACGGTGGGATATCGTCAAGTTTCTCACCCCCGGTATCCTTTTGGGTGGCTTTATCGGCTCAAAAATAGTTTCCTATCTACCCACCCGTGAACTGGCCTTGGTTTTTGGTGTGTTCGTCCTGTTCTCGGCTTATCAAATGTTTGCCGATAAAAAACCAAAACCCACACGTACCTTGCCCAAGGCCGCCGGGCTGACGGGAGTGGGTACAGTCATTGGAACGGTGTCCAGTATTGTGGGTGCGGGTGGCGGCTTTATTTCTGTGCCGTTCATGGTTTGGAGCAACGTCCCCCTGCGCATTGCAGTGGCGACATCGGCTGCTTTGGGCTTTCCAATCGCTTTGTTTGCCAGCATCGGATATGTGATCAATGGCTTACACCTGGAGGGGATGCCCACTGGGTCGCTGGGCTATGTGTATTTGCCCGCTGTGTTGTGTGTGGCCATCATGAGTGTGTTTTTCGCACCCAAGGGTGCGAAATTGGCGCACACGTTACCGGTCAAGAAAATCAAGCGGATTTTTGCAATCCTATTGACCTTGATTGCACTGTCAATGATTTACAAAGCTGCAACAGGATTTTAA
- the recN gene encoding DNA repair protein RecN — protein MLSSLTIQDFVIVDKLDLHFSPGMSVLSGETGTGKSILIDALSLCLGARADASQVREGCERANITAVFEINPTAKAVLEEQSIACEEGELHLRRAIDANGRSKAYVNGTPVPASTLKELSETLIDIHGQHAFQTLTKPGEQLRLLDDFGQHHSLVQHTASAFTKLRSAEKALKQAQSSQEERGARLENLQWKLESLNKVAPKADEWEILSSDFDRLSHSAELIEGTQHASDLLSQGENALLDQLTHVIEKLSHLSSRDPALEGVVKTLSESEILIREASYDLGNYVKHSELDPGTLEEVEARMSLWHETARKLRIQPEDLHLEMETVQAEIKGLEDGFDIEKLQKELSSAKHAYDTQASALSDARKKSGKLLSERVTESMQTLSMKGGRFLVELSLGEPSAKGSDIIEFRAAGHPGVTPQAIQKVASGGELARISLAITVNTVESTPVPTLIFDEVDSGIGGAVAETVGKYLRLLANNKQVLCVTHLPQVAAQGHNHYQVSKDISEGKTRSKIVQLEPEVRVEEIARMLGGQVITQATRTAAMEMLNATDQ, from the coding sequence ATGCTAAGTAGTTTGACCATTCAGGATTTTGTAATTGTTGACAAATTGGACCTGCATTTTTCACCGGGCATGTCCGTGCTGTCGGGCGAAACAGGAACCGGCAAATCAATTTTGATTGATGCGCTGTCACTGTGCCTGGGTGCACGCGCCGATGCATCCCAAGTGCGTGAAGGCTGCGAGCGCGCCAACATCACCGCAGTGTTCGAGATCAATCCGACTGCCAAAGCCGTTCTTGAAGAACAATCCATCGCCTGCGAGGAAGGAGAACTGCACCTGCGCCGTGCAATCGACGCCAATGGCCGCTCCAAAGCCTATGTCAACGGCACTCCAGTTCCTGCCAGCACGTTGAAAGAACTTTCTGAAACCCTGATCGACATCCATGGCCAGCATGCGTTTCAAACCCTGACCAAGCCAGGTGAACAACTGAGGTTGCTCGATGATTTTGGGCAACACCACAGCCTGGTACAACACACCGCGAGCGCTTTCACAAAACTTCGAAGTGCGGAAAAAGCCTTGAAGCAAGCCCAAAGTAGCCAGGAAGAAAGGGGGGCACGGCTGGAAAACCTGCAATGGAAACTGGAGTCACTTAACAAAGTGGCGCCCAAGGCTGACGAATGGGAAATCCTGAGCAGTGACTTCGACCGCCTTAGCCACAGCGCCGAACTGATCGAAGGCACCCAACATGCCAGCGACTTGTTGTCGCAAGGTGAAAATGCCTTGCTGGATCAACTGACTCACGTCATAGAAAAACTAAGCCATCTTTCCTCACGCGACCCGGCACTTGAAGGCGTGGTCAAAACCCTGTCTGAAAGCGAAATCCTGATTCGGGAAGCCAGCTACGACCTGGGCAACTATGTAAAACACAGTGAACTGGACCCAGGAACACTTGAAGAGGTAGAGGCGCGCATGTCGCTGTGGCATGAAACTGCTCGCAAGCTGCGTATCCAGCCTGAAGACCTGCATCTTGAAATGGAAACTGTTCAGGCTGAAATCAAAGGTCTTGAGGATGGATTTGATATCGAGAAGCTTCAAAAAGAATTAAGCTCGGCAAAACACGCCTATGACACACAAGCCAGCGCACTTTCAGATGCCCGAAAAAAATCAGGCAAGCTGCTTTCTGAACGGGTTACGGAATCCATGCAAACCTTGAGCATGAAAGGCGGCCGTTTCCTCGTGGAACTGTCGCTTGGAGAGCCCAGCGCCAAAGGCAGTGACATCATTGAATTTCGGGCGGCAGGCCACCCCGGTGTAACGCCGCAAGCCATTCAGAAAGTGGCATCAGGCGGAGAACTGGCCCGGATCAGCCTGGCCATCACAGTGAATACCGTGGAAAGCACCCCGGTACCCACACTCATATTTGACGAAGTGGACAGCGGCATTGGCGGCGCAGTGGCCGAAACAGTGGGCAAATACCTTCGACTGCTGGCCAACAACAAGCAGGTTCTTTGCGTGACCCACCTGCCCCAGGTGGCAGCGCAGGGGCACAACCATTACCAGGTCAGCAAAGACATATCAGAAGGTAAAACACGCTCGAAGATCGTTCAACTTGAACCTGAAGTGCGCGTGGAAGAAATCGCCAGAATGCTGGGCGGCCAGGTCATTACGCAGGCCACACGGACGGCGGCTATGGAGATGCTGAACGCCACCGACCAGTAA
- a CDS encoding NAD(+)/NADH kinase has protein sequence MPKQKGMCIAVFAKHGASPKQAIWRSVVDLLAANSFKVLVCDNMLSSTASKKIKLDDDHPNFEFATLAEIKKKAKIAVIIGGDGTFLGTARELADSNIPLIGVNQGRLGFLTDIRLDDINPTLVDTINGQSVAESRSYLQGQILRQGKLVENHIALNDIVISRGIVGGMVELRVEVDGTFMYDLRADGLIVSTPTGSTAYALSADGPILHPSLAGLLIVPVAPHALTNRPIALPQHSTIDVFVTGGKQTGVHFDMQFNGRAKVGDQIRIKVSPHPIQLLHPARYDYFAMLRQKLHWSASPTETPHKTRGLRDSSHAK, from the coding sequence ATGCCAAAACAGAAAGGGATGTGCATTGCTGTATTTGCAAAGCATGGTGCCTCCCCAAAACAGGCCATTTGGCGAAGCGTCGTAGACCTGTTGGCCGCCAATTCATTCAAGGTTCTGGTCTGTGACAACATGCTGAGCAGCACCGCATCCAAAAAAATAAAACTGGATGACGACCATCCCAATTTTGAATTCGCCACCTTGGCAGAAATCAAGAAAAAGGCAAAAATTGCGGTAATTATCGGAGGCGACGGCACTTTTCTTGGTACCGCGCGAGAACTGGCGGACTCCAACATTCCTTTGATCGGCGTTAACCAGGGACGCCTTGGATTTTTGACTGATATTCGCCTTGACGACATCAACCCCACCTTGGTCGATACCATCAACGGCCAATCAGTTGCTGAATCGCGGTCTTACCTGCAAGGGCAAATATTAAGACAGGGCAAACTGGTCGAAAATCACATTGCACTGAACGACATCGTCATCAGCCGCGGCATTGTGGGTGGCATGGTCGAACTCCGCGTCGAAGTGGACGGCACATTCATGTACGACCTGCGGGCAGATGGCCTCATTGTATCCACACCAACCGGGTCGACCGCCTATGCCCTGTCAGCAGACGGTCCTATTCTGCACCCAAGCCTGGCGGGCTTGCTGATTGTGCCTGTGGCACCCCACGCTTTGACCAACCGCCCGATTGCCTTGCCACAACACAGCACAATCGATGTTTTTGTGACTGGGGGCAAGCAAACCGGCGTGCACTTTGATATGCAGTTCAACGGACGTGCCAAAGTGGGTGATCAAATTCGGATCAAGGTGTCACCACACCCTATCCAGCTTTTGCACCCGGCACGTTATGATTACTTCGCCATGCTGAGGCAAAAACTGCACTGGAGTGCAAGCCCAACAGAAACCCCCCACAAAACTCGAGGACTTAGAGACAGCAGCCATGCTAAGTAG
- the lgt gene encoding prolipoprotein diacylglyceryl transferase, whose translation MFVHPEFDPIAISIGPLAIRWYGLMYLLAFLAFIMLAKRRLHMFPAIKLADVDNMLTWAVLGVILGGRLGYVIFYKPDYYLSNPMEILAIWEGGMSFHGGFLGVLLVCFIYGRFKGWKFFDVMDFVAPAVPVGLALGRLGNFINGELWGRPTEGWWGVVFPQAGDALARHPSQLYQMSLEGIALFVGLWWFASKPRARAAVSAWFLIGYGTARFIVEFAREPDRFLGTLSLGLSMGQWLCVPMIVGGFALLAWSRNKPTGLETMTAQLKNSKS comes from the coding sequence ATGTTTGTTCATCCCGAGTTTGATCCCATCGCCATTTCGATCGGCCCATTGGCCATTCGCTGGTATGGCTTGATGTACCTGTTGGCTTTCCTGGCCTTCATCATGCTGGCCAAGCGCCGTCTGCACATGTTCCCTGCCATCAAGCTGGCTGACGTTGACAATATGCTGACCTGGGCTGTGCTGGGGGTGATCCTCGGTGGGCGCTTGGGTTATGTCATTTTCTACAAACCCGATTACTACTTGTCCAACCCCATGGAGATATTGGCCATCTGGGAAGGTGGCATGTCATTTCACGGTGGCTTTCTCGGTGTGTTGCTGGTTTGTTTTATTTACGGACGATTCAAAGGCTGGAAGTTTTTTGATGTGATGGACTTTGTGGCGCCCGCGGTACCCGTTGGCTTGGCGCTAGGCCGTTTGGGCAATTTCATCAATGGCGAATTGTGGGGCCGCCCAACAGAAGGATGGTGGGGCGTGGTGTTTCCACAGGCTGGCGATGCATTGGCGCGCCACCCCTCACAGTTGTATCAAATGAGTCTGGAGGGCATTGCATTGTTTGTCGGCTTGTGGTGGTTTGCGAGCAAGCCCCGTGCGCGTGCCGCAGTGTCCGCCTGGTTTCTGATCGGTTATGGTACGGCCCGTTTCATTGTCGAGTTTGCCCGCGAGCCAGACCGGTTTTTGGGCACCTTGTCGCTAGGTCTTTCGATGGGGCAGTGGCTGTGTGTGCCCATGATCGTGGGCGGTTTTGCACTTCTGGCCTGGTCAAGGAACAAGCCCACCGGGCTTGAAACCATGACTGCGCAATTGAAAAACAGCAAGTCTTGA
- a CDS encoding tripartite tricarboxylate transporter substrate binding protein BugE: protein MTFCLIKKGLTALAVLSCSTGVALADTYPSKPITLIVPFAAGGTTDIVARIVADKLGRELGQTVIVDNRGGGGGSIGAGLVAKASPDGYTLGVSTLSTHAVIAACNPKVSYDPIKDFKAITNMAGSPNVLTVNPKFPAQDFKQFLAYVKKNPGKFSYATSGPCSIQQMVGEQFKMETGTDILHVPYRGAGPALNDLLGGSVDMMFDNLPSSMSHIKSERLRPLAVAWPTRVHNLPNVPTFKELGLAAVNEPVWYGLVAPSGTPDAIIQKLNVATVKVLKLPAVQERLRESGAEPVGNSPAQHAAEIKKEMERMQTLVKKQNIQFDGS, encoded by the coding sequence ATGACTTTCTGCTTGATCAAAAAAGGGCTGACAGCGCTTGCTGTGCTGTCTTGTTCAACCGGCGTCGCCCTGGCTGACACTTACCCCAGTAAGCCGATAACCTTGATTGTGCCCTTTGCTGCTGGTGGTACAACCGACATCGTGGCTCGCATTGTTGCGGACAAGCTGGGCCGGGAGTTGGGGCAAACCGTGATTGTGGACAACCGTGGCGGCGGCGGTGGCAGTATTGGAGCAGGCCTTGTGGCCAAAGCTTCTCCCGATGGTTACACCTTGGGGGTATCCACACTTTCCACACATGCAGTGATCGCTGCCTGCAATCCCAAGGTTTCCTACGATCCAATCAAGGACTTCAAAGCCATTACCAACATGGCTGGGTCGCCAAATGTGCTCACTGTGAATCCCAAGTTTCCAGCCCAGGATTTCAAACAGTTTTTGGCCTATGTCAAAAAGAATCCTGGCAAGTTCAGTTATGCGACATCCGGGCCGTGCAGCATCCAGCAAATGGTGGGTGAGCAGTTCAAGATGGAAACCGGCACTGACATCCTGCATGTGCCTTACCGGGGTGCTGGCCCAGCGTTGAATGACTTGTTGGGCGGATCTGTTGACATGATGTTCGATAACTTGCCTTCTTCTATGTCTCACATCAAGTCAGAACGCTTGCGCCCATTGGCTGTGGCTTGGCCAACACGTGTCCATAATCTTCCCAATGTGCCCACCTTCAAGGAATTGGGTCTTGCTGCGGTGAACGAGCCGGTTTGGTACGGTTTGGTCGCACCTTCTGGTACGCCTGATGCCATCATTCAAAAATTGAATGTTGCCACTGTCAAGGTGTTGAAGTTACCTGCAGTCCAAGAGCGTTTGAGGGAAAGTGGCGCTGAGCCGGTGGGAAATTCCCCCGCACAACATGCTGCAGAAATCAAAAAGGAAATGGAAAGAATGCAGACTTTGGTGAAGAAACAAAACATTCAATTTGATGGTTCTTGA
- the fur gene encoding ferric iron uptake transcriptional regulator: protein MTTATDLKSIGLKATLPRMKILELFQSGNHRHLSAEDVYKLLLQEDLDIGLATVYRVLTQFEQAGLLARQHFETGKSVFELNEGEHHDHLVCVQCGKVVEFFDEEIERRQKMIAKDRGFELHDHALSLYGSCTKTDCENRRK from the coding sequence ATGACTACAGCAACGGATCTTAAAAGCATTGGTTTAAAGGCAACTCTACCCAGGATGAAAATCCTGGAACTGTTCCAAAGCGGAAATCATCGCCACCTCAGTGCTGAAGACGTTTACAAGTTGCTGTTGCAGGAAGATCTGGACATCGGTTTGGCCACGGTTTACCGCGTATTAACGCAGTTTGAGCAGGCCGGTTTACTGGCCCGCCAGCATTTTGAAACCGGCAAATCAGTTTTTGAACTGAATGAAGGTGAGCATCACGACCACCTGGTTTGTGTGCAGTGCGGCAAGGTGGTGGAGTTTTTCGACGAGGAAATTGAACGGCGCCAGAAAATGATTGCCAAGGACCGTGGGTTTGAGCTTCATGACCACGCCCTTTCCCTCTACGGTTCCTGCACAAAGACCGATTGCGAGAACCGACGCAAGTAG
- the dapB gene encoding 4-hydroxy-tetrahydrodipicolinate reductase has translation MQIAIAGASGRMGKTLIEAILNHPDCELAGAFDQAGSTSIGRDAGDFMGIASGIAVTDDAEAALSNADILIDFTRPEGTLHHLALCEKHNVKAVIGTTGFEPKQLEMLKKASSNVAMVWSPNMAVGVNATFKLLEVAAKILSQGYDIEIIEAHHSKKVDAPSGTALRMGEVVAQGLGVALDDVGVFAREGITGERKAGTIGFSTIRGGDIVGDHTVLFAGMGERIEITHKSSNRMTYAQGSIRAAQFLMSHDNGLFDMQDVLGLKTLF, from the coding sequence ATACAAATCGCAATCGCCGGCGCCAGCGGGCGCATGGGCAAAACCCTAATTGAAGCCATTTTGAATCATCCAGACTGTGAACTTGCCGGTGCATTTGACCAGGCAGGTTCCACAAGCATTGGTCGTGATGCTGGCGACTTTATGGGCATTGCGTCTGGCATTGCTGTCACAGACGATGCCGAAGCCGCGCTGAGCAATGCAGATATCTTGATTGACTTCACCCGGCCGGAAGGCACCTTGCACCACCTGGCTTTGTGTGAAAAACACAATGTGAAAGCAGTGATCGGCACGACGGGTTTTGAACCGAAGCAACTTGAAATGTTGAAAAAAGCGTCAAGCAACGTGGCCATGGTGTGGTCACCCAATATGGCAGTGGGTGTGAATGCCACATTCAAGCTTCTGGAAGTGGCTGCGAAAATACTGTCTCAAGGCTATGACATCGAGATCATCGAGGCCCATCACAGCAAGAAAGTGGATGCGCCTTCCGGCACAGCATTGCGTATGGGTGAAGTAGTGGCACAAGGCCTGGGTGTGGCCCTTGATGACGTCGGTGTGTTTGCACGGGAAGGCATTACGGGTGAGCGTAAAGCTGGCACCATCGGTTTTTCCACCATTCGTGGTGGTGACATTGTGGGCGACCACACCGTGTTGTTTGCAGGCATGGGGGAGCGCATTGAAATCACACACAAGTCATCAAACCGCATGACCTATGCACAGGGTTCAATTCGGGCAGCGCAGTTCCTGATGAGTCACGACAACGGTTTGTTTGATATGCAAGATGTGTTGGGGCTGAAAACATTGTTTTAA
- a CDS encoding c-type cytochrome codes for MIKQMGVLAIAATMVALPLSASADEALAKSKACLACHQVQKKVVGPAFKDVAAKYKGDAGAAAMLAGKIKNGTKGTWGPVPMPAQNVTEDEAKKLAAWVLSL; via the coding sequence ATGATCAAGCAGATGGGTGTCTTGGCGATTGCAGCCACCATGGTTGCTCTACCATTGTCCGCCAGCGCCGATGAAGCATTGGCAAAAAGCAAAGCTTGCCTGGCCTGTCACCAGGTACAGAAAAAAGTAGTTGGCCCCGCATTTAAAGACGTGGCTGCCAAATACAAAGGCGATGCTGGTGCCGCGGCAATGCTGGCTGGCAAAATCAAGAACGGTACAAAAGGCACATGGGGCCCAGTTCCAATGCCTGCACAAAACGTGACGGAAGACGAAGCCAAGAAATTGGCCGCTTGGGTACTGTCACTGTAA
- the ilvD gene encoding dihydroxy-acid dehydratase, translating into MSINRRSKNITQGVARSPNRAMYFAMGYKDEDFNNPMIGIANGHSTITPCNSGLQPLADAAVAAVKSAGGNPQIFGTPTISDGMSMGTEGMKYSLVSREVIADCIETAVQGQWMDGVLVIGGCDKNMPGGMIGMARMNVPGIYVYGGTIKPGRYKGKDLTIVSAFEAVGEFTAGRMSEEDFKGIEKNACPSSGSCGGMYTANTMSSAFEALGMSLPYSSTMSNIDAEKVTSTEESARVLIEAVRNNLKPRDIITKKSIENAVAVLMATGGSTNAVLHFLAIAKAADVAWDYEDFERVRLRTPVICNLKPSGQYVATDLHDAGGIPQVMKILLDAGLLHGDCITITGKTIAETLADIPSQPRADQNVIMTIEKALYKEGHLSILRGNLAPEGAVAKITGLKNPVITGPARVFDDEQSAMDAILGDKITDGDVIVLRYLGPKGGPGMPEMLAPTSAIIGKGLGETVGLITDGRFSGGTWGMVVGHVAPEAYVGGPIALVQEGDSITMDAHQKLLQINVSDEELAKRRLSWVKPKPRYTTGVLAKFAALASSASKGAVTDGDLDL; encoded by the coding sequence ATGAGCATCAATCGACGTTCCAAGAACATCACCCAAGGCGTGGCCCGTTCACCCAACCGCGCCATGTACTTCGCCATGGGTTACAAAGACGAAGACTTCAACAACCCGATGATTGGAATTGCAAACGGCCATTCCACCATCACACCTTGCAACAGTGGCTTGCAGCCCCTGGCCGATGCTGCCGTGGCTGCCGTGAAATCGGCTGGCGGCAATCCTCAAATTTTCGGCACCCCCACCATTTCCGATGGCATGAGCATGGGAACCGAAGGCATGAAGTATTCGCTGGTCAGCCGCGAAGTCATTGCTGACTGTATTGAAACCGCGGTTCAAGGGCAATGGATGGACGGCGTGCTGGTTATTGGCGGCTGCGACAAGAACATGCCTGGTGGCATGATCGGCATGGCCCGCATGAACGTGCCCGGTATTTATGTCTACGGCGGCACCATCAAACCCGGCCGCTACAAAGGCAAAGACCTGACCATCGTGTCAGCATTCGAAGCTGTTGGTGAATTCACCGCTGGCCGCATGAGCGAAGAAGATTTCAAGGGCATCGAGAAAAACGCCTGCCCAAGCTCGGGTTCCTGTGGTGGCATGTACACCGCCAACACCATGAGCTCTGCTTTTGAGGCTTTGGGCATGAGCCTGCCCTACTCCTCGACCATGTCCAATATTGATGCGGAAAAGGTCACCTCGACCGAAGAATCTGCTCGTGTGTTGATTGAAGCGGTTCGAAACAACCTGAAGCCTCGCGACATCATCACCAAGAAATCCATTGAAAACGCAGTGGCGGTATTGATGGCTACAGGTGGATCCACCAACGCCGTGTTGCACTTTTTGGCAATCGCGAAAGCTGCGGACGTGGCTTGGGATTACGAAGACTTTGAACGCGTGCGCCTGCGCACCCCGGTAATCTGTAACCTGAAGCCATCTGGTCAATATGTGGCAACCGACCTGCACGATGCCGGCGGTATCCCGCAGGTCATGAAAATCTTGCTGGATGCGGGCTTGTTGCATGGCGACTGCATTACTATCACGGGCAAAACCATTGCCGAAACACTGGCTGACATTCCTTCTCAGCCCCGCGCTGATCAGAACGTGATCATGACCATTGAAAAAGCCTTGTACAAGGAAGGCCATCTTTCAATCCTGCGGGGAAATTTGGCACCCGAAGGCGCTGTCGCCAAAATCACCGGTTTGAAAAATCCGGTCATTACAGGTCCGGCCCGTGTGTTTGACGACGAGCAAAGCGCAATGGACGCCATTTTGGGTGACAAGATTACCGATGGCGATGTGATTGTGTTGCGTTACCTTGGCCCCAAGGGAGGCCCTGGCATGCCTGAGATGCTGGCACCTACTTCAGCGATTATCGGCAAAGGCCTTGGTGAAACCGTGGGCCTGATTACCGATGGACGTTTCTCTGGGGGTACATGGGGAATGGTGGTAGGTCACGTGGCGCCGGAAGCCTATGTGGGCGGGCCAATTGCCTTGGTGCAGGAAGGTGATTCGATTACCATGGACGCGCACCAGAAGTTGTTGCAGATCAACGTCAGTGATGAAGAACTGGCCAAGCGACGCTTGTCATGGGTCAAGCCAAAGCCACGTTACACAACCGGTGTACTGGCCAAGTTTGCTGCCCTGGCCAGCAGTGCCAGCAAAGGTGCTGTCACGGATGGTGATCTGGACCTGTAA